The following proteins are encoded in a genomic region of Montipora foliosa isolate CH-2021 chromosome 8, ASM3666993v2, whole genome shotgun sequence:
- the LOC137968221 gene encoding uncharacterized protein, with protein sequence MKRHLIDTSNTCKIVADLSHLAHCYISSYRPTTADLKKHSILRSLRKTRNIVILKPDKGNGSVIPDRTAYDNGLFSIINDSSKFKPISKDPTLTREGRLQRFLRDLKKQGKLENVLYDSIYPNGSQPARIYGLPKVHKLRDPTSTPPFHPIVSFIGIYNYSLATLLCNLLEPYIPNDYNASDSFTFVQEINNLPMFGKFLISFDVESLFTNIPLEECIDLAVKYISEGNPDLKLTPSDLKRLFSCATAETHSLFKGSFYDQIDGVAMGSPLAPVLANLFMGHHEKIWLEQYQGPELLFYRRYVDDTFCLFHSEQDAIALFDYINSQHPNIRFTMEKEIDHVLPFSAHQLPQFRTSVIQNRSHQDIN encoded by the coding sequence ATGAAAAGACATCTTATTGACACCTCCAACACCTGCAAAATAGTTGCAGATCTTTCTCACCTTGCTCACTGCTACATATCCTCGTATAGACCTACCACTGCAGATCTCAAAAAACACAGCATCTTGAGGAGTCTCAGAAAGACCAGGAACATAGTCATTTTGAAACCCGACAAAGGGAACGGTAGTGTAATACCTGATAGAACTGCATATGACAATGGTTTATTTAGTATAATCAACGATTCCTCCAAGTTTAAACCTATTAGTAAAGACCCTACCCTTACTCGGGAAGGCAGGCTTCAACGGTTTCTCAGGGATCTGAAAAAACAAGGTAAATTGGAGAATGTTTTATACGACAGCATCTATCCCAACGGGTCCCAACCGGCCAGAATATACGGTTTGCCCAAAGTGCATAAATTACGCGATCCCACATCCACACCCCCTTTCCACCCCATAGTTTCATTTATTGGCATATATAACTACAGTTTAGCTACGCTTTTATGCAATCTCCTTGAACCATATATTCCCAATGATTACAATGCCTCTGACTCTTTCACGTTTGTTCAAGAAATCAACAACTTACCCATGTTTGGCAAATTTCTCATTTCCTTTGATGTGGAGAGCTTGTTTACTAACATCCCTCTTGAGGAATGTATTGATTTAGCGGTCAAGTACATCTCCGAGGGAAACCCTGACCTCAAGCTTACCCCCTCTGATCTCAAACGCCTTTTTTCATGTGCTACTGCTGAAACTCACTCTTTGTTCAAAGGTTCCTTTTATGACCAGATTGATGGGGTTGCCATGGGTTCACCCCTAGCTCCTGTCCTCgccaatctctttatgggtcaccatgaaaaGATCTGGTTAGAGCAATATCAAGGTCCTGAGCTTCTATTTTATCGCCGTTATGTGGATGATACGTTTTGTTTATTCCACTCAGAACAGGACGCCATTGCATTGTTCGATTATATCAATAGTCAACATCCCAACATACGCTTCACGATGGAGAAAGAAATCGATCATGTTTTGCCCTTTTCTGCTCACCAATTACCTCAGTTTCGCACCTCTGTCATACAAAATCGGTCTCATCAGGACATTAATTGA